Proteins encoded by one window of Puntigrus tetrazona isolate hp1 chromosome 25, ASM1883169v1, whole genome shotgun sequence:
- the ccdc135 gene encoding dynein regulatory complex subunit 7 isoform X1, with translation MEALPEVDCEEDVAVTDDEEDDEASARDLESGLSVIRITPTVAHIANLRPQAALSNCPSSYKENSSQEKLMLAMAENFREQYALLYPDHKALLLCPVNEYGVQKFVSTTLRSTLLPYPELYDWEGCASFVADYLSLELLDPPFELPKQLSSPTWVLQAQKGTCFDFCNVLCSLLLGAGYNAYCVSGYAAKEMCLLDQSRQECPLLQLQIQDKTEEPKKPIKKYSVKTPRDLQSNFERRQEEKRQAEAEAAALKEQQEAERLQKERERPAPDPLRGLRVHCWVLVLSGNREVPENFFIDPLTGKSYSTTNDNFLGIESVWNHQNYWVNKQDCTFGCNEMTFDLGDLSKWEYVLCGQSPSIISDPKTLEEPEDEEEEDMDELKVFEMPPSWVTKINISPADMEMRYPGGMKVIQYRKAKLEKFAPYLLKDGLVTKLTTYEDIECTQASTIKEWFKHRSDHLDERELHTDSNVTTEHFRPGRSDALKYHRYITLVPETERQMDFYSHIRTDGLARRIEKPFEMTETFEDRTDFLFYRHVVYGKQIKLTRAREALEQRPLQRVEEQFHRDHSNPASSDVAERVFIVSDRRIQVTFHLEDDRIIPAWLNFIKPKEAADSQKAQAFTPEMVSGFQVDPSAKPYKNLQLYEILVELMRQEENVQLSIRDSEREVRSILSSREKEDSDTDLLISIYNPTRNETARLHMEEKERMAKEKKRRKKEKELDLLAPSQVRLGLPEVLTRQDALQLKTDCLNEFKQQLFNKASLIQSRIEKETEELQKKQLWYQKNSLSMSKEDEDDYLTYCSDAMFRIQVLQLRLIRHKERAPQKYLALEEKLKRHPRLASQLL, from the exons ATGGAAGCGTTACCGGAAGTGGATTGTGAAGAGGACGTTGCTGTAACAGACGATGAAGAGGACGATGAAGCGAGCGCGCGGGATTTGGAAAGTGGCCTGTCCGTCATACGAATAACCCCTACAGTCGCACACAT tgcaaATCTAAGACCTCAAGCGGCCCTTTCCAATTGTCCATCCTCATACAAGGAGAACTCCTCCCAGGAGAAGCTCATGCTAGCGATGGCAGAAAACTTCCGTGAGCAGTATGCGCTTTTGTACCCTGATCACAAAGCGCTTCTGCTGTGCCCTGTGAATGAGTACGGTGTTCAG AAATTTGTCAGTACCACCTTGCGAAGCACCTTGCTGCCGTATCCTGAACTGTACGACTGGGAGGGATGTGCCAGTTTTGTGGCCGATTATCTCTCGTTGGAGCTTCTGGATCCGCCGTTTGAACTT cCAAAGCAGCTGTCATCTCCCACCTGGGTTCTGCAGGCTCAGAAAGGAAcgtgttttgatttctgcaaCGTGCTGTGTAGCCTGTTGTTGGGCGCGGGATACAACGCTTACTGCGTTAGCGGCTATGCTGCAAAAGAGATGTGTCTTCTTGATCAGTCACGGCAAGAGTGTCCCCTACTGCAGCTTCAAATACAA GATAAAACAGAGGAACCGAAGAAGCCAATAAAGAAATACTCTGTAAAAACCCCACGCGACTTGCAAAGCAACTTTGAAAGGCGTCAGGAGGAGAAACGGCAAGCAGAAGCCGAAGCAGCTGCACTGAAGGAACAACAGGAAGCAGAGAGACTTCAGAAG GAGCGAGAACGCCCAGCACCCGACCCTCTTCGGGGCTTGAGGGTTCACTGCTGGGTTCTGGTGCTCTCCGGAAACCGGGAGGTACCGGAGAACTTCTTCATTGACCCTCTGACGGGCAAGAGCTACTCCACCACCAATGACAACTTCCTGGGCATAGAGAGCGTCTGGAACCATCAAAACTACTGGGTCAACAAGCAGGATTGCACTTTTGGGTGTAAT gagatgacctttgacctgggCGATCTTTCAAAGTGGGAGTATGTGCTATGTGGCCAATCTCCATCAATCATTTCAGACCCAAAGACACTTGAAGAACCAGAAGATGAGGAGGAA GAGGATATGGACGAGCTAAAAGTGTTTGAGATGCCTCCATCCTGGgttactaaaataaacatttcaccAGCAG atatGGAAATGCGTTATCCAGGAGGTATGAAGGTTATTCAGTACAGGAAAGCTAAACTGGAGAAGTTTGCTCCTTATCTTCTGAAAGATGGCCTGGTGACCAAACTCACTACTTATGAGGACATTGAAT gcACACAAGCGAGCACTATTAAGGAATGGTTCAAACATCGAAGTGATCATCTTGACGAGAGAGAACTACACACAGACAGCAATGTGACAACTGAGCATTTCAGGCCTGGAAGAAGTGATGCTCTCAAAT ACCACAGGTACATCACTTTAGTTCCTGAGACGGAGCGTCAGATGGACTTTTATAGTCATATTCGTACAGATGGTCTAGCCAGAAGAATCGAGAAGCCTTTCGAAATGACAGAAACCTTTGAAGATCGCACTGACTTCCTCTTTTATCGACATGTTGTATACGGAAAGCAAATCAAACTGACTAGGGCTAGAGAAGCTCTTGAACAACGGCCACTGCAG AGGGTGGAGGAGCAGTTTCACAGAGATCATTCTAATCCGGCAAGTAGTGATGTGGCTGAGCGGGTCTTTATTGTGTCGGACAGACGGATCCAGGTGACCTTTCATCTCGAGGACGACAGGATCATCCCAGCTTGGCTCAACTTCATCAAACCCAAAGAGGCGGCAGACTCACAGAAAGCACAAGCTTTTACTCCAGAGATGGTGTCTGGCTTTCAG GTGGATCCTTCCGCGAAACCCTACAAGAACCTGCAGTTATATGAAATTCTTGTGGAATTGATGAGACAAGAGGAGAATGTTCAACTCAGTATCAGAGATTCAGAAAGAGAG GTTAGGTCCATCCTTTCTTCAAGAGAAAAAGAGGACAGTGATACTGACCTGCTGATCTCTATCTACAACCCTACAAGGAATGAAACAGCCCGCCTGCACATGGAAGAAAAG GAACGTATGGCTAAAGAAAAGAAGCGGcgcaagaaagagaaagagctgGACCTACTGGCTCCATCCCAGGTCCGACTGGGACTCCCAGAAGTCCTCACACGCCAGGACGCACTTCAGCTGAAGACAGACTGTCTGAACGAGTTTAAACAGCAGCTCTTTAACAAAGCCAGCCTTATCCAGAGCAGAATCGAAAAG GAGACAGAGGAGTTGCAGAAGAAGCAGCTGTGGTATCAGAAGAACTCTCTCTCTATGTCCAAGGAGGATGAGGACGATTACCTCACTTATTGCTCTGACGCCATGTTCAGAATCCAAGTTCTCCAATTGAGACTCATTCG ACACAAGGAAAGAGCGCCTCAGAAGTATCTGGCACTGGAGGAGAAACTAAAAAGACATCCAAGGTTGGCCAGTCAGCTGTTGTAA
- the ccdc135 gene encoding dynein regulatory complex subunit 7 isoform X2 — MCANLRPQAALSNCPSSYKENSSQEKLMLAMAENFREQYALLYPDHKALLLCPVNEYGVQKFVSTTLRSTLLPYPELYDWEGCASFVADYLSLELLDPPFELPKQLSSPTWVLQAQKGTCFDFCNVLCSLLLGAGYNAYCVSGYAAKEMCLLDQSRQECPLLQLQIQDKTEEPKKPIKKYSVKTPRDLQSNFERRQEEKRQAEAEAAALKEQQEAERLQKERERPAPDPLRGLRVHCWVLVLSGNREVPENFFIDPLTGKSYSTTNDNFLGIESVWNHQNYWVNKQDCTFGCNEMTFDLGDLSKWEYVLCGQSPSIISDPKTLEEPEDEEEEDMDELKVFEMPPSWVTKINISPADMEMRYPGGMKVIQYRKAKLEKFAPYLLKDGLVTKLTTYEDIECTQASTIKEWFKHRSDHLDERELHTDSNVTTEHFRPGRSDALKYHRYITLVPETERQMDFYSHIRTDGLARRIEKPFEMTETFEDRTDFLFYRHVVYGKQIKLTRAREALEQRPLQRVEEQFHRDHSNPASSDVAERVFIVSDRRIQVTFHLEDDRIIPAWLNFIKPKEAADSQKAQAFTPEMVSGFQVDPSAKPYKNLQLYEILVELMRQEENVQLSIRDSEREVRSILSSREKEDSDTDLLISIYNPTRNETARLHMEEKERMAKEKKRRKKEKELDLLAPSQVRLGLPEVLTRQDALQLKTDCLNEFKQQLFNKASLIQSRIEKETEELQKKQLWYQKNSLSMSKEDEDDYLTYCSDAMFRIQVLQLRLIRHKERAPQKYLALEEKLKRHPRLASQLL; from the exons ATGTG tgcaaATCTAAGACCTCAAGCGGCCCTTTCCAATTGTCCATCCTCATACAAGGAGAACTCCTCCCAGGAGAAGCTCATGCTAGCGATGGCAGAAAACTTCCGTGAGCAGTATGCGCTTTTGTACCCTGATCACAAAGCGCTTCTGCTGTGCCCTGTGAATGAGTACGGTGTTCAG AAATTTGTCAGTACCACCTTGCGAAGCACCTTGCTGCCGTATCCTGAACTGTACGACTGGGAGGGATGTGCCAGTTTTGTGGCCGATTATCTCTCGTTGGAGCTTCTGGATCCGCCGTTTGAACTT cCAAAGCAGCTGTCATCTCCCACCTGGGTTCTGCAGGCTCAGAAAGGAAcgtgttttgatttctgcaaCGTGCTGTGTAGCCTGTTGTTGGGCGCGGGATACAACGCTTACTGCGTTAGCGGCTATGCTGCAAAAGAGATGTGTCTTCTTGATCAGTCACGGCAAGAGTGTCCCCTACTGCAGCTTCAAATACAA GATAAAACAGAGGAACCGAAGAAGCCAATAAAGAAATACTCTGTAAAAACCCCACGCGACTTGCAAAGCAACTTTGAAAGGCGTCAGGAGGAGAAACGGCAAGCAGAAGCCGAAGCAGCTGCACTGAAGGAACAACAGGAAGCAGAGAGACTTCAGAAG GAGCGAGAACGCCCAGCACCCGACCCTCTTCGGGGCTTGAGGGTTCACTGCTGGGTTCTGGTGCTCTCCGGAAACCGGGAGGTACCGGAGAACTTCTTCATTGACCCTCTGACGGGCAAGAGCTACTCCACCACCAATGACAACTTCCTGGGCATAGAGAGCGTCTGGAACCATCAAAACTACTGGGTCAACAAGCAGGATTGCACTTTTGGGTGTAAT gagatgacctttgacctgggCGATCTTTCAAAGTGGGAGTATGTGCTATGTGGCCAATCTCCATCAATCATTTCAGACCCAAAGACACTTGAAGAACCAGAAGATGAGGAGGAA GAGGATATGGACGAGCTAAAAGTGTTTGAGATGCCTCCATCCTGGgttactaaaataaacatttcaccAGCAG atatGGAAATGCGTTATCCAGGAGGTATGAAGGTTATTCAGTACAGGAAAGCTAAACTGGAGAAGTTTGCTCCTTATCTTCTGAAAGATGGCCTGGTGACCAAACTCACTACTTATGAGGACATTGAAT gcACACAAGCGAGCACTATTAAGGAATGGTTCAAACATCGAAGTGATCATCTTGACGAGAGAGAACTACACACAGACAGCAATGTGACAACTGAGCATTTCAGGCCTGGAAGAAGTGATGCTCTCAAAT ACCACAGGTACATCACTTTAGTTCCTGAGACGGAGCGTCAGATGGACTTTTATAGTCATATTCGTACAGATGGTCTAGCCAGAAGAATCGAGAAGCCTTTCGAAATGACAGAAACCTTTGAAGATCGCACTGACTTCCTCTTTTATCGACATGTTGTATACGGAAAGCAAATCAAACTGACTAGGGCTAGAGAAGCTCTTGAACAACGGCCACTGCAG AGGGTGGAGGAGCAGTTTCACAGAGATCATTCTAATCCGGCAAGTAGTGATGTGGCTGAGCGGGTCTTTATTGTGTCGGACAGACGGATCCAGGTGACCTTTCATCTCGAGGACGACAGGATCATCCCAGCTTGGCTCAACTTCATCAAACCCAAAGAGGCGGCAGACTCACAGAAAGCACAAGCTTTTACTCCAGAGATGGTGTCTGGCTTTCAG GTGGATCCTTCCGCGAAACCCTACAAGAACCTGCAGTTATATGAAATTCTTGTGGAATTGATGAGACAAGAGGAGAATGTTCAACTCAGTATCAGAGATTCAGAAAGAGAG GTTAGGTCCATCCTTTCTTCAAGAGAAAAAGAGGACAGTGATACTGACCTGCTGATCTCTATCTACAACCCTACAAGGAATGAAACAGCCCGCCTGCACATGGAAGAAAAG GAACGTATGGCTAAAGAAAAGAAGCGGcgcaagaaagagaaagagctgGACCTACTGGCTCCATCCCAGGTCCGACTGGGACTCCCAGAAGTCCTCACACGCCAGGACGCACTTCAGCTGAAGACAGACTGTCTGAACGAGTTTAAACAGCAGCTCTTTAACAAAGCCAGCCTTATCCAGAGCAGAATCGAAAAG GAGACAGAGGAGTTGCAGAAGAAGCAGCTGTGGTATCAGAAGAACTCTCTCTCTATGTCCAAGGAGGATGAGGACGATTACCTCACTTATTGCTCTGACGCCATGTTCAGAATCCAAGTTCTCCAATTGAGACTCATTCG ACACAAGGAAAGAGCGCCTCAGAAGTATCTGGCACTGGAGGAGAAACTAAAAAGACATCCAAGGTTGGCCAGTCAGCTGTTGTAA